One Bacillota bacterium genomic region harbors:
- a CDS encoding FAD-dependent oxidoreductase — MKLFEPIKIGNLELKNRIAMPAIHHCYTPDGFVNDRLIKYYETRAHGGAGLITIGGCTIDMLGPGPMMVGLHDDKFIEGLKNLTAAVRAGGAAVAAQLYQAGRYSHSMMSGNQPVAPSPIASRLTRETPREMSANDIETVIESFGEAARRAKESGFDAVEIIASAGYLICQFLSPITNERTDQYGGSWENRIRFGVEVVGRVREKVGPDFPIIVRLSGHDFMPGSNTNIEAAMFATELEKAGVDCFNVTGGWHESRVPQITGDLPRGGFAYLARGIKEAVTVPVIASNRINDPLVAEGILRHHLADMVNMGRPLIADPDLPNKTLAGELGSIRRCIACNQGCLDMVFTFQDVHCTVNPLAGREFEVEVKPADESKKVLVVGGGPAGLEAARIAAERGHRVTIWEKGQTLGGNLLYAAMPPGKEDFNTFLDFYEDQLARNGVTIILNREASAEEIAGFEADVVIVATGGRPLAAPFPVKDSIPVVSAQEVLDGSVIPGKEVVVIGGGSVGCETAVAVAEMGAISAETLKFLMENDAETPERLKELLNRGTRRVTLVEMEKGVGRDMGISTRWVTIKCLHRLGVKVLDQWTVKEVSAEGVTIEKEGAVKTLPADTVILAIGAAANNKLFEKLEGKVNELHLIGDAKKPRKITEAVREGFDLARSL; from the coding sequence ATGAAATTGTTTGAGCCAATAAAAATCGGAAACCTGGAACTTAAAAACAGGATCGCCATGCCGGCGATTCATCACTGCTATACTCCTGATGGTTTTGTTAACGACAGGCTGATTAAATATTACGAAACCAGAGCCCACGGCGGAGCAGGGTTAATCACTATCGGCGGCTGCACTATCGATATGCTGGGACCGGGCCCAATGATGGTCGGCCTGCACGACGATAAATTTATTGAAGGCCTGAAAAATCTGACCGCAGCCGTCAGGGCAGGCGGGGCGGCCGTAGCAGCCCAGCTCTACCAGGCAGGCCGATACAGTCACAGCATGATGAGCGGTAATCAGCCGGTGGCCCCCTCACCGATCGCCTCCCGTCTGACGAGGGAGACCCCGCGGGAAATGAGCGCCAATGACATCGAAACAGTTATTGAAAGTTTCGGTGAAGCGGCGAGAAGGGCTAAGGAATCGGGGTTCGATGCAGTGGAAATTATCGCCAGCGCCGGTTACCTGATCTGCCAGTTTCTTTCACCTATCACCAACGAGCGAACAGATCAGTACGGAGGATCCTGGGAAAACAGAATCCGCTTCGGAGTGGAAGTTGTCGGGAGAGTGAGGGAAAAGGTTGGTCCTGATTTCCCCATAATCGTCAGGCTCTCCGGCCACGATTTCATGCCGGGGAGCAATACCAACATAGAAGCAGCCATGTTTGCCACTGAACTGGAGAAAGCAGGCGTTGACTGCTTTAATGTAACCGGAGGGTGGCATGAGTCACGGGTGCCCCAGATAACCGGAGATCTGCCCAGAGGCGGTTTTGCTTACCTGGCAAGAGGCATTAAAGAAGCAGTCACTGTGCCGGTTATCGCCAGCAACCGGATCAACGACCCCCTGGTTGCCGAGGGAATCCTCCGCCACCATCTGGCCGATATGGTTAATATGGGCCGCCCTCTGATTGCCGATCCCGATCTACCCAACAAAACCCTGGCTGGTGAATTGGGCTCGATAAGACGCTGTATTGCCTGCAACCAGGGCTGTCTCGATATGGTCTTTACTTTTCAGGATGTGCACTGCACAGTTAACCCGCTTGCTGGAAGGGAATTTGAGGTTGAGGTAAAACCTGCCGATGAATCGAAAAAGGTGCTAGTCGTCGGCGGCGGGCCGGCCGGTTTAGAAGCAGCAAGAATAGCTGCCGAGAGAGGGCACAGGGTAACAATCTGGGAGAAGGGGCAAACGCTCGGTGGCAACCTGCTTTATGCTGCCATGCCACCGGGCAAAGAAGATTTCAACACCTTCCTCGATTTTTATGAAGATCAGCTGGCCCGCAACGGTGTGACGATCATCCTGAACCGGGAGGCGTCGGCAGAGGAAATTGCCGGTTTCGAAGCAGACGTTGTGATTGTAGCAACCGGTGGCAGGCCGCTGGCGGCACCATTTCCGGTAAAAGATTCTATTCCGGTCGTAAGCGCTCAGGAAGTACTGGACGGTTCAGTTATACCCGGCAAAGAGGTGGTGGTAATCGGCGGAGGTTCCGTCGGCTGCGAAACAGCCGTCGCGGTGGCTGAAATGGGCGCCATCTCGGCTGAAACGCTTAAATTTTTGATGGAAAACGATGCCGAAACTCCTGAAAGATTAAAAGAGCTGCTTAACCGTGGAACACGCCGGGTTACCCTGGTGGAAATGGAAAAAGGAGTGGGGCGCGATATGGGAATCAGCACCCGTTGGGTAACGATCAAGTGCCTGCACCGCCTGGGCGTAAAGGTCCTCGACCAATGGACCGTGAAAGAGGTTAGCGCTGAAGGAGTGACCATCGAAAAAGAAGGCGCTGTCAAGACTCTTCCGGCCGATACCGTAATCCTCGCTATCGGTGCCGCCGCCAATAACAAGCTTTTTGAAAAACTTGAGGGAAAGGTCAACGAACTGCATTTGATTGGCGATGCAAAAAAGCCGCGTAAAATAACTGAAGCTGTCCGTGAAGGTTTCGATTTGGCCCGGAGCCTTTAA
- a CDS encoding acetate--CoA ligase family protein, producing MTSSPLQQILYPRSIATVGAGNNPMKMGAIQALSIVKDGFPGKFYPVHPTEKEIFGYKAYPTALDLPEAPDLVMFVLPAQLVVQLLDDFGRIGTRRAIIITAGFRETGEEGHKLEERLIEVAERHGIRFLGPNCMGIINTEINLNVTVMPLAAMPGSLGMASQSGTYITQTLPYLQRRGIRFSKAISVGNESDLNIIDALEFLGSDQQTKAIALYIEGIRDGSRFLEVARKITPQKPIIAQYVGGSKAGARAGSSHTGAMAGPDYLYDGLFRQAGILRVDSVEELYNQGWVLATQTPLKGSRIAVLTNSGGPGTAISHTCNAGGLDIPQFSEGLQEKIRELIPPYGAAGNPVDLTFHLDAEVLSNRLPELLMGSGEIDGMIAHGLMSSGFLRAVFPHIKELLGFEDEEQFISQFSRDLTGPVSLPKKYGIPLILSSFFGREDNYTTAYQDNDIPVFDAPEKAARGMLALHRYNLVKRRSPFQPAEIPSKSEQVEEIIKNGLEHGEFTLNEYCSKKILAAYGVPISREMLTFNEEEAVASAIIIDFPVVLKACSSEYVHKTGKGLIQLNLNSVDEVRNAFRSIIKAAGKDIPVLVSKMVKGEREVMAGMVRHPGFGPCVLFGLGGIFTEALHDNTFRLAPLSRDEAAEMIGDIRSAEILNNYRGLPEVDRALLGAILQAIGSIAILHPDIAEIDINPIMISGNQPVAVDALVVLEK from the coding sequence ATGACGAGCAGTCCGCTGCAGCAGATCCTGTATCCCCGTTCAATAGCCACCGTAGGCGCCGGTAACAACCCGATGAAAATGGGCGCTATCCAGGCATTGAGCATTGTTAAAGATGGTTTTCCGGGTAAATTTTACCCGGTTCATCCCACCGAAAAAGAAATTTTCGGCTATAAAGCATACCCGACGGCGCTGGACCTGCCTGAGGCTCCCGACCTGGTTATGTTCGTTCTGCCGGCCCAGCTGGTGGTTCAACTTCTCGACGATTTCGGCCGGATCGGCACAAGGAGAGCTATTATCATAACAGCCGGTTTCAGGGAAACAGGGGAAGAGGGGCACAAACTGGAAGAACGGCTTATTGAAGTTGCCGAACGCCACGGCATAAGGTTTCTCGGCCCAAACTGTATGGGTATTATTAATACCGAGATCAATTTAAATGTAACCGTGATGCCTCTTGCTGCAATGCCCGGAAGCCTTGGCATGGCTTCGCAGAGCGGGACATATATTACCCAGACCCTGCCTTACCTGCAGCGGCGGGGGATCCGTTTCAGCAAAGCGATAAGTGTCGGTAATGAAAGCGACCTGAATATCATTGATGCTCTTGAATTTTTAGGCTCCGATCAGCAGACAAAGGCAATCGCCCTTTATATTGAGGGGATCAGGGACGGAAGTCGTTTTCTTGAAGTTGCCAGAAAAATTACCCCCCAAAAGCCGATCATTGCCCAGTATGTGGGCGGTTCAAAAGCCGGCGCCAGGGCCGGTTCAAGCCATACGGGAGCGATGGCCGGGCCTGATTACCTTTATGACGGGCTCTTTAGGCAGGCCGGAATTCTAAGAGTCGACTCGGTTGAAGAGCTTTACAACCAGGGTTGGGTCCTGGCTACCCAGACGCCGCTTAAAGGCAGCAGGATTGCAGTATTAACCAATTCGGGAGGCCCCGGCACAGCAATTTCCCATACTTGCAATGCCGGTGGGCTTGATATACCGCAATTCAGTGAAGGCCTGCAGGAGAAGATCCGGGAGCTGATCCCGCCTTATGGCGCTGCCGGCAATCCGGTGGATCTAACCTTTCACCTTGATGCCGAAGTGCTCAGCAACCGACTACCCGAGCTGCTAATGGGCAGTGGTGAAATTGATGGAATGATTGCCCACGGACTGATGAGCAGCGGGTTTCTGCGGGCGGTTTTCCCCCATATCAAGGAATTGCTCGGGTTTGAAGATGAAGAGCAGTTTATCAGCCAGTTCAGCCGTGATCTTACCGGTCCCGTTTCACTGCCGAAAAAATATGGCATCCCGCTCATCCTCTCCTCATTTTTCGGGAGAGAGGATAACTACACGACTGCTTACCAGGACAATGACATCCCAGTTTTCGATGCACCGGAAAAAGCAGCCCGGGGCATGCTCGCCCTTCACCGTTATAACCTGGTGAAAAGAAGATCTCCCTTCCAGCCGGCCGAAATTCCATCAAAATCCGAGCAGGTTGAGGAAATAATTAAAAACGGACTGGAGCATGGTGAGTTTACCCTCAACGAATACTGCTCCAAAAAAATACTCGCTGCCTACGGTGTGCCGATCAGCCGGGAGATGCTCACCTTTAACGAAGAGGAGGCTGTTGCTTCGGCGATAATAATCGACTTTCCCGTGGTCTTAAAAGCCTGTTCGTCTGAATATGTCCATAAAACCGGAAAAGGCTTGATTCAGCTAAATCTGAACAGCGTGGATGAGGTGCGGAACGCTTTCCGGTCGATCATCAAGGCAGCCGGGAAGGATATACCGGTCCTGGTATCGAAAATGGTCAAGGGTGAGCGTGAAGTCATGGCCGGGATGGTCCGGCACCCGGGATTCGGTCCCTGTGTCCTCTTCGGCCTGGGTGGAATCTTTACCGAAGCTCTCCACGACAACACTTTCAGGTTAGCTCCGCTCAGCCGGGATGAAGCGGCAGAAATGATTGGTGATATCCGGTCTGCTGAAATTCTAAATAACTACCGGGGATTACCGGAGGTTGATCGGGCTCTCCTTGGAGCTATCCTGCAGGCCATCGGCAGTATAGCCATCCTTCACCCGGATATTGCCGAAATCGACATCAACCCGATCATGATCAGCGGTAATCAGCCCGTTGCCGTTGATGCCCTGGTTGTGCTTGAAAAATAA
- a CDS encoding MoaD/ThiS family protein, with amino-acid sequence MAEAEAEVEVCGFGKLFFLFKERGWENPHIHKMSGSLTARELMDELDIPAESVEVAFINRAIMPLSTRLKDGDRVAYVPPGVPSIHRFNLGFYDAKETDRRAEKK; translated from the coding sequence ATGGCTGAAGCTGAAGCTGAAGTGGAAGTCTGCGGTTTCGGAAAACTATTCTTCCTCTTTAAGGAACGCGGCTGGGAAAATCCACATATCCATAAGATGTCCGGATCGCTGACGGCCAGGGAGCTGATGGACGAGCTCGATATCCCTGCAGAAAGCGTGGAAGTGGCTTTTATCAACAGGGCGATTATGCCGCTGTCCACCCGGCTTAAAGATGGTGACCGGGTTGCCTATGTCCCTCCGGGAGTCCCGAGTATTCACCGTTTTAATCTTGGGTTTTACGATGCCAAAGAAACAGACAGGCGGGCTGAAAAGAAGTAA
- a CDS encoding SOS response-associated peptidase, translated as MCGRFALATEKHILDLLYELEARSDLELQPRYNIAPTQETLALRLSPNDNKRELVSLKWGLVPFWADDKSIGSRMINARSETVAEKPSFRDAFRKRRLLVPASGFYEWKKEDGGKQPYFITQKDKHPFSFAGLWERWDKGDSPLETFTILTTEPNSLLAELHNRMPVIIPEKDYARWLDPSAGVETLQQLLIPYPAEELSAYPVSRLVNSPANDSSELINPQSK; from the coding sequence ATGTGCGGAAGATTTGCTCTGGCCACGGAAAAACATATTCTTGATCTGCTTTACGAGCTTGAAGCGCGGTCCGATCTTGAACTGCAGCCCCGGTACAATATTGCGCCTACCCAGGAGACGTTGGCCCTGCGTCTATCGCCTAACGATAATAAACGGGAGCTTGTTTCACTCAAGTGGGGACTGGTTCCTTTCTGGGCGGATGACAAGTCGATTGGCAGCCGGATGATCAATGCCCGCTCCGAAACGGTGGCCGAGAAACCCTCTTTCAGAGATGCTTTCAGGAAGAGGAGACTGCTCGTACCGGCCAGCGGATTCTACGAGTGGAAAAAAGAAGACGGTGGCAAACAGCCCTATTTTATCACTCAGAAGGACAAGCATCCCTTCTCCTTTGCCGGTCTCTGGGAACGCTGGGATAAGGGAGACAGTCCGCTCGAAACCTTTACTATCCTCACTACCGAACCGAATTCACTTCTTGCCGAGCTCCATAACCGTATGCCGGTGATTATCCCCGAAAAGGATTATGCCCGGTGGCTAGATCCTTCTGCCGGAGTTGAAACCCTTCAACAGCTGCTCATTCCCTATCCTGCCGAAGAGTTGAGCGCCTACCCGGTTTCCCGACTGGTTAACAGCCCTGCCAACGATTCATCGGAACTGATCAACCCTCAATCGAAATAA
- a CDS encoding methyltransferase cognate corrinoid protein yields the protein MSLESIIADAKQAILDIDEDKSVEVAKQAISEGVDPVKVLTEGYSAGIREIGDLFSRGEVFMPEMILAAEAMKAAAAVLDEAIGEEAAEKIGKMIFATVEGDVHDIGKGIAIALIQTQGIEVIDLGRDVPVDKIIEEAEKHQAQVIGTSALLTTTMPNQEKLEAELRNRGLRDKYKTIVGGAPCTQRWADKIGADAYAEDAAEGVTKILEMLQK from the coding sequence ATGAGCTTAGAATCAATTATTGCAGATGCAAAGCAGGCAATCCTCGATATCGATGAGGATAAATCAGTTGAAGTGGCCAAGCAGGCCATATCCGAAGGCGTTGATCCCGTCAAAGTCCTGACTGAAGGCTACAGTGCGGGAATCCGCGAAATTGGCGACCTTTTCAGCAGGGGTGAAGTATTCATGCCCGAGATGATACTTGCTGCCGAAGCTATGAAAGCTGCCGCAGCAGTGCTGGACGAAGCGATCGGCGAGGAAGCAGCCGAAAAGATCGGTAAAATGATTTTTGCCACTGTTGAAGGCGATGTTCACGATATCGGCAAAGGGATCGCTATTGCCCTTATTCAGACCCAGGGGATCGAAGTGATAGATCTCGGCCGTGATGTTCCCGTTGACAAGATCATTGAAGAAGCAGAAAAACACCAGGCTCAGGTGATTGGCACCAGCGCACTGCTGACCACCACCATGCCGAACCAGGAGAAACTGGAAGCAGAACTGCGCAACCGCGGCCTGCGAGATAAATACAAAACCATCGTCGGCGGTGCCCCCTGCACCCAGCGCTGGGCCGATAAAATCGGCGCCGACGCTTATGCAGAAGACGCAGCCGAAGGAGTCACAAAAATCCTCGAAATGCTCCAAAAATAA
- a CDS encoding CHASE domain-containing protein, translating to MLPYLALAVLLVCSVFIWRFYESYSLQRDNQRFNELVNEIENDLVDKIFRYEMILQGGAGVFAASEEVTRQEWKAYCEYQQTVDLYPGVQGIGYAKIIQPEELNQHIEEFRADGFPEYDIWPGGNREIYTSIIYLEPFDERNQRAFGYDMFAEQVRRSAMERARDTGEASISGMVTLVQETEVDQQPGFLMYVPVYRKNSPLDMPDQHEEAIEGYVYAPFRMYDLLGNIFPEPIDLIDYEIYDGIEIDPESLMFASQLSREPAADRKPIFTSTEIINLYGHQWTMVFRSTPAFETISFGLFSPKGLLTLAASLLLSFIIFFYLRTLEINSNRVQEMNLALQDSEKKYRFLTENIADVIWTVDLDGRLTYMSPAIENLIGYSQQEILDIPINKYIVQEDYEALRAKLTEELAKPLEDRNLTATMPVRHITREGRIIHAEFSASWLNNDQGEIIGVQGTTRDISERKRAEDALLESYSLLRLAGETANFGGWSVDLNTNIITWSDQVAKIHDMPVGYSPSVSEGVNFYAPEWRDRITDIFTACAEKGIPYNEEMEIITARERRVWVRTTGEAVRDQNGNIIKVHGSFQDIDKQKRYEISMRESERRIITLLKNLPGMAYRCLMNRDWTMEFVSEGSFSLTGYSPADLINSKRITYAELIHPDDRQHVWDNISLAVKRGEPFTLEYRITDAAGNIKWVWERGQAVPDDENNLSVLEGFISDITRRRLAEAEIRKFNKELEQRVRERTIQLEAVNKELESFAYSVSHDLRAPLRALDGFSEALLEKYAEDMDEQGRHYLYRIQRSAMHMSHLIDDLLTLSRVTRSDFSKKEVNLSQICDKVLSDLQEGEPDREVKVNLAPGLHTRSDPHLLQIVMENLIGNAWKFSSNEPAATIEVGQTKFDGEVVYFVRDNGVGFDMTYADKLFGAFQRLHGADEFPGTGVGLATVQRIINRHGGRIWAESEVGKGATFYFTLPS from the coding sequence ATGTTGCCCTATCTGGCCCTTGCAGTCTTGCTTGTCTGCTCTGTTTTTATCTGGCGTTTTTATGAAAGCTATTCTTTGCAGCGGGATAACCAACGGTTCAATGAACTTGTTAATGAAATTGAAAATGATCTAGTCGATAAAATCTTCAGATATGAGATGATCCTTCAGGGCGGCGCCGGTGTATTTGCTGCTTCTGAAGAGGTTACCAGGCAGGAATGGAAGGCTTATTGCGAATATCAACAAACGGTGGATCTTTATCCGGGTGTTCAGGGTATAGGATATGCAAAAATTATTCAACCCGAAGAACTTAATCAGCATATCGAAGAGTTCAGGGCAGATGGATTCCCTGAGTATGATATATGGCCCGGTGGTAATCGCGAAATATATACATCAATCATTTACCTCGAACCATTTGACGAACGAAACCAGCGTGCATTTGGTTACGATATGTTTGCCGAACAGGTGCGCCGTAGTGCCATGGAAAGGGCGCGCGACACCGGTGAAGCATCGATATCAGGTATGGTTACACTGGTTCAGGAAACCGAAGTTGATCAGCAACCGGGCTTCCTCATGTACGTTCCGGTATACAGGAAAAATTCGCCGCTGGATATGCCCGATCAACACGAAGAGGCCATTGAAGGCTATGTTTACGCGCCTTTTCGAATGTACGATCTGCTCGGTAATATCTTCCCCGAACCAATTGACTTGATTGATTATGAGATCTACGACGGCATCGAAATTGATCCTGAAAGTTTAATGTTTGCAAGTCAGTTGTCCCGGGAACCTGCCGCCGATAGAAAACCGATATTTACCAGCACAGAGATAATCAATCTTTACGGCCACCAGTGGACCATGGTATTTCGTTCCACACCGGCCTTTGAAACAATATCATTCGGGCTGTTTTCACCAAAAGGGCTGCTTACTCTTGCTGCCAGCCTACTGCTTAGTTTTATAATCTTTTTTTATCTGCGGACTCTCGAAATAAACAGTAATCGCGTTCAGGAGATGAATTTGGCTTTACAGGATAGTGAAAAGAAATATCGTTTTCTTACTGAAAATATTGCCGATGTGATCTGGACGGTTGATCTGGACGGCAGGCTGACCTATATGAGTCCGGCAATCGAAAACTTAATTGGCTACTCGCAGCAAGAGATCTTGGACATACCTATTAATAAATACATAGTTCAGGAAGACTACGAAGCGCTACGGGCTAAACTTACTGAGGAACTGGCCAAACCGTTGGAAGATAGAAATCTGACAGCAACAATGCCGGTTAGACATATAACGAGAGAAGGCCGCATTATCCATGCCGAGTTCAGCGCAAGCTGGTTGAATAATGATCAGGGTGAAATTATCGGTGTTCAGGGCACAACCCGGGATATCAGCGAGCGTAAAAGAGCGGAAGATGCTTTGCTCGAAAGCTACAGCCTACTGCGTTTAGCCGGAGAAACTGCAAATTTTGGCGGCTGGAGCGTAGATTTGAACACAAATATTATAACCTGGTCAGATCAGGTTGCCAAAATACATGATATGCCCGTCGGTTATTCACCGTCTGTAAGCGAAGGAGTAAATTTCTATGCCCCCGAATGGCGAGATAGGATTACCGATATATTTACTGCCTGCGCCGAAAAGGGCATACCCTATAACGAAGAGATGGAAATAATCACTGCCAGAGAACGCAGGGTATGGGTTAGAACAACCGGAGAGGCCGTTCGAGATCAAAACGGGAATATCATCAAGGTCCACGGGTCATTCCAGGATATTGATAAACAAAAAAGATATGAAATTTCAATGCGTGAGAGTGAACGGAGAATTATCACCCTGTTAAAAAACCTGCCGGGTATGGCTTACCGCTGCCTGATGAATCGTGATTGGACAATGGAGTTTGTATCCGAAGGGAGTTTCTCATTGACCGGGTACTCTCCGGCGGATTTGATCAACAGTAAGCGTATAACTTATGCAGAACTGATTCACCCTGATGATCGGCAACATGTTTGGGATAACATCAGCTTAGCGGTTAAAAGAGGCGAACCATTTACACTTGAATACAGGATAACTGATGCAGCAGGTAATATAAAATGGGTTTGGGAGCGGGGTCAGGCAGTGCCTGACGATGAAAATAATTTGAGCGTGCTTGAAGGTTTTATTTCAGATATTACCAGACGCAGATTGGCTGAAGCAGAAATTCGCAAGTTCAACAAGGAACTTGAACAGAGGGTAAGGGAAAGAACTATCCAGCTGGAAGCGGTCAACAAAGAACTCGAATCCTTTGCCTATTCAGTTTCGCACGACCTGCGGGCACCTTTGCGGGCTCTTGATGGATTCAGTGAGGCCTTGTTAGAAAAATATGCCGAGGATATGGACGAACAGGGGAGGCACTATCTATACCGCATTCAAAGGTCAGCAATGCATATGAGCCATCTGATCGATGATCTATTGACCCTATCCCGGGTTACTCGCTCAGATTTTAGCAAAAAAGAGGTCAACCTGAGCCAAATTTGTGACAAGGTGCTATCTGATTTGCAGGAAGGAGAACCGGATCGCGAAGTAAAGGTTAATCTTGCCCCGGGACTTCATACTCGCAGCGATCCTCACCTCCTGCAAATAGTTATGGAAAATTTGATTGGGAACGCCTGGAAGTTCAGTTCAAATGAACCAGCAGCAACTATTGAAGTAGGTCAAACCAAATTTGATGGGGAAGTTGTTTATTTTGTGCGCGACAATGGAGTCGGCTTTGATATGACCTACGCAGATAAACTATTTGGCGCCTTCCAGCGCCTGCACGGGGCAGATGAATTTCCTGGTACAGGTGTAGGTCTTGCTACTGTTCAGAGGATCATCAACCGGCACGGCGGGCGGATCTGGGCGGAAAGCGAAGTGGGGAAGGGCGCAACTTTTTATTTTACCCTTCCGTCATGA